The following is a genomic window from Chryseobacterium sp. StRB126.
TATTTACAGAGTAACTTTTTTAGCAAGAAATATGGGAGTAGACCAATATTTCTATACAATGCTCTGCGAAAAATTTTAAATGAGAAACTAAACTATCTTATAAAAAAACCTTTTGTCTTCACTTCATAAAACTGAATATGCTTTAAAATTAAAAAATCGAATGAAAATGTCTCTATTTTAAGTATTTACACAATTTATGGGATAGTATCATATCTTATAAAGTTCTCCAATGGGGTATATATTCCGTTTGTTTCCGCTCTTCAGCAATACCCTGGGCTATTCTTGTTTCAAGACCTTCCAAAAGCATTAATTCCAGGGAGATCTCTTTTCCTTTCAGCGTTGTTTGATACCCACTGGTATTAATACAGAGAATCTGAATATTTCCGCCTACTTATTTGCCAATTACCAGCTATTGACCCCATCCTGCAATGCCTTTTCGTAATTTTCCCTGTCAAAAGAATATAACTCCTGTGCTTTATGGGCCCCACCCTTCCGAAGCTCGTTTAATTTTGTAAGAATTCCCATATTTTTGATCTTTCTATAAAAATTACCACGGTTAAGATCTCTGCCCAGTATCGTTTCATACAACTTTTGCACCTCGGTCATCGTAAATTTCTCCGGTAGCAGATTATACCCTATAGGTTTATAGGTGATGCGTTCTCTAAGGGTAAGGAGTGCTTTCTGGATAATTTCCTTATGGTCCATTGTAATAGGGTATCTGTCAAGATTGTTGACATCCAGCCAGTCAAATTCTTCACTCATTTCATCTGCTTTGGGAGAAACAGTATGGTAATTGACCAGTGCATAATACCCAATGGAAACAAATCTCTGTTTATGCCACAACCCGTCTTCATAATCGGCAAAAGAGTCTTCGCTTCTGCCGTACTTTCCGAATACCGCAAACTCCTCCAGAAATATATCGGACACCCCTGCACGCTCAGACAGAATTCTCACAGCCGCATCATCGATGTTCTCTTTCTTTTTAAGATAACCACCGGGAAGAAACCATTGCTGATTAAACTTCATTTTGATCGCAAGTACCTTAAGCTCATTTTCGCTAAAGCCAAAGATAACCGTATCGATAGAAATATGTGGTAAATATAGCTCATAGGAGGCAACTGACTTCTCTAAGATCTGTTTATCTGGACTCATGTTTATTCTCTATTGTTTGGTGTAACAAATTTAAGGTCATATTCAGGAAGAACCAAAATTTACGCTGCCAGATTGTTTTTTAGGGCAACATTCAGTTCAGGATTTTTTAACACTTTCAAAGCTTCTTAGCCTATTTCGCAATAAAATCATTTTTTACATATCTAATAATCAAACAAATACACAAATATTAATTTTTCGTAACATTCCATTTGGCTGTATCAAAAAAAGAGTGTAATATTGGTTGATTCATAAAGAAGCAACTAAAATTTATCAGGGAATATTGGATCTTATACCAGATAATGTCTTATAGGAACCGTTTTTATAATGTTTAAACCAATTATAGGATACCGCATCCGTGATTCGATGGCTCTCTGCACGATTAAAACCACAAAAAAAACAGATTAATTGATAATTATGAAAAATCCAAAATTTACAATTTCCGCTTTGGGACTGATACTTTCCTTCAGTACTGCGTTCGGGCAACAGGCCGATAGTCTGGCAGTGAAAAATGCAGTGAATACAGCTATAAAAGGTGCAGAAGGTGTAAAGACCGTTACCTCCAAAGAAGACAACAACAGGAACGTCATGTTAAACGCGGCCAATAACACAAGTCCCAGAGACGTAAATATCGGTCTGCCGTCAACGGTTGGGGGAATTACAATTCTTGAAAACGACCTTCCCGTGGTTTATTTTTTCTGGCCGGAACTGCCCAATAAAACATGGAGACAGAGTGTGGGCCTAGAAAAAACCGGGCTTCTGAAAATGGATCAGCTGGCAAATACGATGGGAGACCTTGGTTTTGCAGTAAATTCGTACGCACAGACGGGAACCAAAGAATTCAAACTGAAAGGAAAGCTTACTACGAGTAACTTTGGCTGGCTGCAGGGAGATGTAAACGTATCAGGACCGATATCTAAAAACGGCTGGAGCTATACTGCCGGAGCTTTTGCCAATTATGATCCGAGCACCTATAAACTGGGGTTTGCAAGAAATGCCGATGAAACAAAGATTTTCAGGGTCGGCGCCACTAAATATTTCGATAACGATAAGGGCAAAATCTCCATCTTATATAAATATGCGGATTCTTACAGCATCACCAATTATGCGGTTTTTCAATATGGAGAAAACGGAAAAGTTACGGAGCTCGATAATTTCAAAATCGGGAGGGATTCCTATGTGGTAAGAGATGGGCAGATGAAAGTCAAAGATATCCTCACGGGCGAATCTTATTGGGCGTCCATGAGTGGCAAAGATAACAGGTCAACCTCTCACAACATTGATATCTTTGGTAATTATCTTTTGAACAGTGGATGGAATTTCAGATTCTCCACAAGAGCACATTTTTCAAAAACGAAAATGTCCAACATGATTCCTTTGAGTATTTTCAATGCAGGTCCTTCCGCTGGGTATACTCTGGCTTCCAACGGGCAGGCTTACTCAGGACAGGTGGGAACTATTTTAGGGATGTATACCCCGGCAACGCCTATTACTAATATTGCGGGCCGCTTTTCCTTGAATAAACAGATCGGAAATCATAATGTGACATTCGGGGTTTTGGAACAGTACTATCACGTCAGTAAATTCACATCCAACCGTACTTTTTTCTTCCAGACTGTTGAAGCTCAACCTCAGCGGTTGATCGGTCCAAATACCGATACTGACGGGTTCTACAACTACAATGCAGGCGGCGAATATCACAGCGGAACAGAGAACAAACTTTCTCTGTATGGTACCGATGAATGGAAAGTTACCGACAATTTTAATCTGAGTTACGGTTTGCATCTGAGAAATCATATCCTAGATGGAGAATACTCTTTGACTCCCAGAACGATTGGGTTCAGTTTCACGGACCCTGGTCAGTTTAATCACATCAGTCAAAATTTCTTCCAGATTGCAGGAAGTTTGAATGCCACTTACAACATTACCAAAAATTTCGGAGTTTTAGCCAACTTCTTATACACAGAAGAAAACAGAAGATTGGAAAGTTACTCTCAAGCTTTTGAACCCAATACCAATAAAATTAAAAGCCCATTGGGAGCAATTGGAGTTTTCTGGAATACAGACTGGATCCAGTTGATTTCCCAGGCTACTTATCTGAAGAAAAATAATAACCTTAACAGATATAACCTGGTCAATCCTGCCAATAGTTCTGAGGCACAGACCACGACCGTTTATTACGATATTCAGACGCTGGGCTGGACTACAGATTTTGTTTTAAAACCATTCAAAGGATTCAATTTACATTATCTGGTTACATTCCAAAATCCTGTTTATAAGAAATTTAATTTCAATGCTTTCGGAAAAGATTATAATTATAACGACAACAATGTATTAGGGGTTGCTAAAGTTTTAATGGAAATCGATCCAAGTTATTCTATTGACAAGTGGAGGTTCTGGGCAAGTTTCAGATATTTCTCAAAACAATATGCGAATCTTACCAATGCATTATACTTTGCACCCAGATGGGAAACTTTCGGAGGTGTAAGCTATACAGTGAACAAAAACATCAACGTCGGTGCAACAGTGATCAACTTCCTGAACCAAAGAGGAGCCAGTGGAACCATCAATGGTGCCGAATTAATTACAGATGCAAGTCCATATTACGGAAAACTATTGACAGGGACATACATTATGCCATTAACAGGTCAATTCTCGATAAACTTTAATTTCTAAAATGTAAACAATGAAAAGAACGGTTTTAAATGTTGCTGCATTATGTTTAGGAGTAACAGCATTTGCACAGAATATTCAGACAGTAACCAATTCTAAAGGCCCTGTTTTAGGGTATTCCGCAGATTCAGGTATAAAAATTCTTACAATTGGCGGAAATAAATTCAAAGATTTAAACAGAAACGGAAAACTTGATAAATACGAAGACTGGAGACTTCCTGTTGACGAAAGAGCGAAAGATTTAGCATCAAAAATGACGGTCGAACAGATTGCAGGCTTAATGCTGTACAGCGGCCACCAATCTGTTCCTGCACCTGCAGACGGCTTCCGGGCAGGAAAATATAACGGAATGCTGTATAAAGAAAGCGGTGCAAAAGCCTCTGATTTAACAGACCAGCAAAAGAAATTTTTAAAAGAAGACAACCTTCGTCATGTTTTGGTAACAACCGTTGAATCTCCTGAAATTGCAGCACAATGGAGCAACAATATTCAGGCTTATATAGAAGGTCTGGGATTGGGAATTCCAGCCAACAACAGTACAGACCCGAGACATTCTGCGACCGTAACGGCTGAGTTTAATGAAGGAGCAGGCGGACAAATTTCTCTTTGGCCGGATGGCCTGGCAATGGGTGCAACTTTCGACCCGGAATTGGTTAGAAAATTCGGGAACATCGCAGCTCAGGAATACAGAGCATTGGGAATTTCAACGGCTCTATCTCCTCAAATCGACTTGGGAACAGAACCGCGTTGGTACAGAATCGCTTATGTTTTCTCTGAAAGTCCGGAACTGACAGCAGATTTAGGAAGAGGTTATATTGATGGTTTCCAGACCACTATCGGAAGTAAAAACGGTTGGGGTAACAAAAGTGTAAATGCCATGGTAAAACACTGGCCGGGAGGAGGTCCTGAAGAAGGCGGTCGTGACGGTCACTGGGCGATGGGGAAATTTGCTGTTTATCCGGGAAATAACTTCCAGAATCACGTGAAACCTTTTACGGAAGGTGCTTTCAAATTAAACGGGGGAACAAAAGAAGCTTCTGCGGTAATGCCTTATTATACAATTAGCTTTAATCAGGATACGAAAAACGGAGAAAATGTCGGAAACGGTTACAGTAAATATCTGATCACAGATTTACTTCGTGGAAAATACAAATATGATGGCGTGGTGTGTACCGACTGGTTAATTACAGCTAATGAACCAAAAACTCCGGGCGGATTTTCCGGAAAACCCTGGGGTGCCGAGAAATTATCAATCGCTGAACGTCACTATAAAGTGTTGGAAGCGGGTGTTGACCAGTTTGGAGGAAATAATGATAAAGGACCCGTTTTGGAAGCGTATCAGATGGGAGTGAAAGAGCACGGTGAAAAAGCATACCGTGCAAAATTTGAGCAGTCTGCCGTTCGTTTGCTGAGAAATTTCTTCAGAACAGGATTGTTTGAAAATCCCTACGTCAACGTTGAAGAAACCAAAAAAATTGTTGGTAATCCTGAGTTTATGAAGGCGGGTTACGAAGCGCAGGTTAAATCGATCGTGATGCTGAAAAATAAAGGAAGTGTTCTTCCCATTAAGGAAAGAAAAACGGTTTACATCCCGAAGAGATATTCTCCGGCAACATTTAACTGGTGGGGAATTTACACCGCTCCTTCTCTGGATTATCCTGTTGATATCACAAAAATCAAAAAGCATTATGATGTAACCGAAGATCCTACAAAAGCTGATTTCGCGTTGGTCTTTGTGAAAAGTCCGCATAGTGAAGAAGGCGGTTACAGCGATATTGATGCTGCAGAAGGCGGAAACGGGTATCTTCCGATTTCTCTTCAGTACCAGACTTACACAGCGACAGAAGCCCGTGAAAAAAGTATTGCAGCAGGCGACCCGGTTGTAGCCCCG
Proteins encoded in this region:
- a CDS encoding NUDIX hydrolase — its product is MSPDKQILEKSVASYELYLPHISIDTVIFGFSENELKVLAIKMKFNQQWFLPGGYLKKKENIDDAAVRILSERAGVSDIFLEEFAVFGKYGRSEDSFADYEDGLWHKQRFVSIGYYALVNYHTVSPKADEMSEEFDWLDVNNLDRYPITMDHKEIIQKALLTLRERITYKPIGYNLLPEKFTMTEVQKLYETILGRDLNRGNFYRKIKNMGILTKLNELRKGGAHKAQELYSFDRENYEKALQDGVNSW
- a CDS encoding TonB-dependent receptor encodes the protein MKNPKFTISALGLILSFSTAFGQQADSLAVKNAVNTAIKGAEGVKTVTSKEDNNRNVMLNAANNTSPRDVNIGLPSTVGGITILENDLPVVYFFWPELPNKTWRQSVGLEKTGLLKMDQLANTMGDLGFAVNSYAQTGTKEFKLKGKLTTSNFGWLQGDVNVSGPISKNGWSYTAGAFANYDPSTYKLGFARNADETKIFRVGATKYFDNDKGKISILYKYADSYSITNYAVFQYGENGKVTELDNFKIGRDSYVVRDGQMKVKDILTGESYWASMSGKDNRSTSHNIDIFGNYLLNSGWNFRFSTRAHFSKTKMSNMIPLSIFNAGPSAGYTLASNGQAYSGQVGTILGMYTPATPITNIAGRFSLNKQIGNHNVTFGVLEQYYHVSKFTSNRTFFFQTVEAQPQRLIGPNTDTDGFYNYNAGGEYHSGTENKLSLYGTDEWKVTDNFNLSYGLHLRNHILDGEYSLTPRTIGFSFTDPGQFNHISQNFFQIAGSLNATYNITKNFGVLANFLYTEENRRLESYSQAFEPNTNKIKSPLGAIGVFWNTDWIQLISQATYLKKNNNLNRYNLVNPANSSEAQTTTVYYDIQTLGWTTDFVLKPFKGFNLHYLVTFQNPVYKKFNFNAFGKDYNYNDNNVLGVAKVLMEIDPSYSIDKWRFWASFRYFSKQYANLTNALYFAPRWETFGGVSYTVNKNINVGATVINFLNQRGASGTINGAELITDASPYYGKLLTGTYIMPLTGQFSINFNF
- a CDS encoding glycoside hydrolase family 3 protein encodes the protein MKRTVLNVAALCLGVTAFAQNIQTVTNSKGPVLGYSADSGIKILTIGGNKFKDLNRNGKLDKYEDWRLPVDERAKDLASKMTVEQIAGLMLYSGHQSVPAPADGFRAGKYNGMLYKESGAKASDLTDQQKKFLKEDNLRHVLVTTVESPEIAAQWSNNIQAYIEGLGLGIPANNSTDPRHSATVTAEFNEGAGGQISLWPDGLAMGATFDPELVRKFGNIAAQEYRALGISTALSPQIDLGTEPRWYRIAYVFSESPELTADLGRGYIDGFQTTIGSKNGWGNKSVNAMVKHWPGGGPEEGGRDGHWAMGKFAVYPGNNFQNHVKPFTEGAFKLNGGTKEASAVMPYYTISFNQDTKNGENVGNGYSKYLITDLLRGKYKYDGVVCTDWLITANEPKTPGGFSGKPWGAEKLSIAERHYKVLEAGVDQFGGNNDKGPVLEAYQMGVKEHGEKAYRAKFEQSAVRLLRNFFRTGLFENPYVNVEETKKIVGNPEFMKAGYEAQVKSIVMLKNKGSVLPIKERKTVYIPKRYSPATFNWWGIYTAPSLDYPVDITKIKKHYDVTEDPTKADFALVFVKSPHSEEGGYSDIDAAEGGNGYLPISLQYQTYTATEAREKSIAAGDPVVAPNVHDRTFKNKTSTATNFTDLLTIENTYKAMNGKPVIVSVTASKPMIFNEFEKHADAILMNFNVSNQAVVDIVTGKYEPSGLLPLQMPANMATVEKQKEDVPYDMETHKDSEGHNYDFGYGMNWSGVIKDARTQKYHK